The window TCTGGGATGAATCGAAGAAACTCTGGCACTTAGTGGGTCCGTCCATCTTTAGTCGTCTAGCCATTTATTCCATGTTCGTCATCACTCAAGCTTTCGCCGGCCATCTCGGCGATAGCGAGCTCGCCGCCATCTCCATCGCTACTAATGTCATTGTCGGTTTCGCTTTTGGCCTCATGGTAATCAATCTATATTTACTATTTTCGATCCgtctaatttcaattattacCGTATTCGATCaaaaaaatttttattaaaaaaatatcatttatttaaagtagttgaattataattatatgtatgACAAAGTTTATTTAAAGTAGTTACTTATACCAAACAGTTGACTCATTTAGCCTGGGCTAATAAACCgagttaatttatttgtaaatctatatattttttaattaatattattttttctaaatcttcccttctttattaattaattaattaattaacttgtctcttaatttgattgatttattaattaattaactttttaatttatttttatttttttataatatttttatttttagagtaGTTTCTTAAACTgtaaaactattataaaaataagaatgtcCAAAAGTCTATCACTTTAAATCAAAAAAATGTTCAACCAAACAAATTTGTTAACCTAAAATCTCCATTAAGATAATAAGTTTGATGGGTGCAGCTAGGAATGGCTAGTGCTTTGGAAACGATGTGTGGTCAAGCATTCGGTGCAAAGAAATATAACATGCTTGGGATATATCTGCAACGATCATGGATCGTTCTATTTGGATGCAGCATCCTTCTTCTCCCACTTTACCTATTCGCTTCGCCATTTCTAAAGTTTTTGGGTCAGACCGATGAGGTATCGGACCTTTCCGGCTACGTTTGCCTATGGTTGATTCCAGTTCACTTCAGCTTTGCCTTTCAATTCCCTCTCCAGAGGTTCATGCAGAGTCAGCTCAAGATGGCCGTTATTGCTTGGGTGGCACTTGCGGCGCTGATTGTTCACGTTTTCGTTAGTTGGGTGTTTGTTTACAGGCTTAAGTCAGGACTCATCGGGGTTTCGGTTACTCTTAATTTCTCATGGTGGGTTTTGGTTATCGGGATGTTTGGTTACACTGTTCTTGGTGGTTGTCCTGAAACATGGACTGGTTTCTCAATGGAAGCGTTTTCTGGTCTTTGGGATTTTATCAAGCTCTCTGCTGCCTCAGGCATCATGCTAtggtaatttttattaattatatatatgaaaaatgattgggaGCACGAGTTTAGGGTAGCGACTCGTACAGCGAAAGTGACCTCGttgttatacgaaagtgacctcactgttatacaaaagagaccttgttgttatacaaaagggaCTAACAGCGATGTCACTTTCGCTGTACGAGTCGCTCCCCCAAAATCGTGCTCTCTATATtcctctatatatattatgtttattattcattaattaataatattctgtgttaattttattttacatgtagcTTGGAGAATTGGTACTACAGAGTATTGATATTGATGACTGGTAATTTAAAGAATGCAGAAATTGCTGTTGATGCATTGTCCATTTCGTAAGtttctattcatttttattaattatttcttctaataaatatttcaactataattaattacatgcagcatgaatataaacggttgGGAGATGATGATTCCTCTTGCCTTTTTCGCTGCAACAGGGTATGTACTACTTGTATACAACCTTATTATGAATAGCCTTTTGTATTTGGTTCATATTAAACAGACgctacaacaaaaatgactttcggcGCCGCTTAAAAAGACCT is drawn from Impatiens glandulifera chromosome 3, dImpGla2.1, whole genome shotgun sequence and contains these coding sequences:
- the LOC124931410 gene encoding protein DETOXIFICATION 27-like, encoding MAGGEKKDPKLVLPLLDSSKYEEEEEAGFCRRFWDESKKLWHLVGPSIFSRLAIYSMFVITQAFAGHLGDSELAAISIATNVIVGFAFGLMLGMASALETMCGQAFGAKKYNMLGIYLQRSWIVLFGCSILLLPLYLFASPFLKFLGQTDEVSDLSGYVCLWLIPVHFSFAFQFPLQRFMQSQLKMAVIAWVALAALIVHVFVSWVFVYRLKSGLIGVSVTLNFSWWVLVIGMFGYTVLGGCPETWTGFSMEAFSGLWDFIKLSAASGIMLCLENWYYRVLILMTGNLKNAEIAVDALSISMNINGWEMMIPLAFFAATGVRVANELGAGNGKGAKFATLVSVITSSVIGIVFWVLIILYHDKIAIIFSSSKPVLEAVNELSVLLAFTILLNSVQPILSGVAVGSGWQSYVAYINLGCYYIIGVPFGYLLGWVFNYGVMGIWAGMIFGGTAVQTLVLSIITIRCDWDKEARKATTHVTKWSQTGRSGPN